The DNA segment AATTTCAATGATTTCCATGAAGAGgtggaatccgatttccatgaagaagtagaattccacgaagaagtagaatccgacttccatgaagaagtagaatccgatttccatgaagaagtagaattccacgaagaagtagaatccaatgatttcaatgaagaagtagaatctgatttcaatgaagaagtggaatccgatttcaatgaagaagtggaatccgatttcaatgaagaagtggaatccgatttcaatgaagaagtggaatccgatttcaatgaagaagtagaattccatgaagaagtagaattccatgaagaagtagaatccgacttccatgaagaagtagaatccaatgatttcaatataaatcaaaaataCAAACATTTATGGGTTCAATGCGAAAATTGTTatggattaaattataaaaaattttttaagtcaaaaatgaatatttgtgaacagtgtggatatcatttgaaaatgagtAGTTCAGATAGAATTGAACTTTCGATTGATCCCGGAACTTGGGATCCTCTGGATAAAGATATGATATCTATAGACCCCATTGATTTTCGTTCAAAAGAGGAACCTTATGGAGATCGTATCGATTCTTATCAAAGAAGGACAGGTTTAGCTGATGCTATTCAAACAGGCATAGGTCAAATAAATGGTATTCCCGTAGCAATTGGCGTTATGGATTTTCAGTTTATGGGAGGTAGTATGGGATCCGTAGTAGGCGAGAAAATTACTCGTTTGATCGAGTATGCTACTAATCGATCTCTACCTGTCATTATTGTGTGTGCTTCTGGAGGAGCACGCATGCAAGAAGGAAGTTTGAGCTTGATGCAAATGGCTAAAATATCTTCTGCTTCATCTAATTATCAATCAGATAAAAAGTTATTCTATGTATCAATTCTTACATCTCCTACAACTGGTGGAGTAACAGCCAGTTTTGGTATGTTGGGGGATATCATTATTGCTGAACCTAACGCC comes from the Musa acuminata AAA Group cultivar baxijiao unplaced genomic scaffold, Cavendish_Baxijiao_AAA HiC_scaffold_708, whole genome shotgun sequence genome and includes:
- the LOC135663376 gene encoding acetyl-coenzyme A carboxylase carboxyl transferase subunit beta, chloroplastic-like, which gives rise to MSSSDRIELSIDPGTWDPLDKDMISIDPIDFRSKEEPYGDRIDSYQRRTGLADAIQTGIGQINGIPVAIGVMDFQFMGGSMGSVVGEKITRLIEYATNRSLPVIIVCASGGARMQEGSLSLMQMAKISSASSNYQSDKKLFYVSILTSPTTGGVTASFGMLGDIIIAEPNAYIAFAGKRVIEQTLKK